Proteins from one Chroococcidiopsis sp. CCMEE 29 genomic window:
- a CDS encoding methionine gamma-lyase family protein: MNSVEQLQAAEQALFQIFSGIDAQVKQNLKRVLQAFRHHRIGVHHFASVSGYGHDDLGRQTLDQVFAQVMQAEAAAVRVQFVSGTHAIACALFGVLRPGDEMLAVAGSPYDTLEEVIGLRGQSQGSLSEFGIRYRQLDLTSEGTVDWSALGEAVKDSTRLVLIQRSCGYSWRPSLSITDIEKIVHLVKQQNPNTICFVDNCYGEFIEEREPTSVGADLMAGSLIKNPGGTIVTAGGYVAGRADLVEAAACRLTAPGIGSYGGATFDQNRLLFQGLFLAPQMVGEAMKGNHLTAYVFNQLGYPVNPQPMAPRRDVIQAIQLGSPKKLIDFCRAIQQHSPVGSYLEPIPAEMHGYESQLVMAGGTFIDGSTSEFSADGPLREPYVVFCQGGTHWTHVAIALETAIQAVGPADSVNRF; encoded by the coding sequence ATCAACAGCGTTGAACAGCTGCAAGCAGCAGAACAGGCACTATTTCAGATTTTTTCTGGAATTGACGCTCAGGTCAAGCAAAATCTCAAACGAGTCCTGCAGGCTTTTCGCCATCATCGGATAGGAGTGCATCATTTCGCCTCTGTCAGTGGTTATGGTCATGATGACTTAGGACGTCAGACTTTAGATCAGGTATTTGCTCAAGTGATGCAAGCCGAGGCAGCAGCAGTGCGGGTGCAGTTTGTTTCTGGTACCCATGCGATCGCCTGTGCCTTGTTTGGCGTTCTTCGTCCTGGCGATGAAATGCTAGCAGTAGCAGGTTCTCCCTACGACACGCTTGAAGAAGTGATTGGCTTGCGGGGTCAAAGCCAAGGTTCTCTGAGCGAGTTTGGTATCCGCTACCGACAATTAGATCTAACTAGCGAAGGAACAGTCGATTGGTCAGCTTTGGGGGAAGCTGTAAAAGATAGCACCCGTCTAGTATTAATCCAGCGTTCCTGTGGTTATTCTTGGCGTCCTAGTCTCTCAATTACCGACATTGAAAAAATCGTCCATTTGGTAAAACAGCAAAACCCCAACACCATTTGCTTTGTCGATAACTGTTATGGTGAATTTATTGAAGAGCGGGAACCAACATCGGTCGGTGCTGATTTGATGGCTGGGTCTTTAATTAAAAATCCTGGCGGTACTATTGTCACCGCTGGGGGTTATGTTGCTGGTCGAGCTGACTTAGTAGAAGCAGCTGCCTGTCGGCTGACAGCACCGGGAATCGGTAGTTATGGTGGCGCGACCTTCGATCAAAATCGTCTGCTGTTTCAGGGACTATTTCTCGCTCCCCAAATGGTAGGAGAGGCGATGAAAGGTAATCATCTCACAGCTTATGTGTTCAATCAGTTAGGCTACCCAGTAAATCCCCAACCAATGGCACCCCGCCGCGATGTAATTCAGGCGATTCAATTGGGTTCTCCCAAAAAGCTGATTGACTTCTGTCGAGCGATTCAACAGCATTCGCCAGTGGGTTCCTATCTCGAACCCATCCCAGCGGAAATGCATGGCTACGAGAGCCAGCTAGTAATGGCTGGGGGAACATTTATCGATGGCAGTACCTCTGAATTTTCAGCTGATGGTCCTTTGCGAGAACCGTATGTGGTTTTTTGCCAGGGAGGCACGCATTGGACTCATGTGGCGATCGCCTTAGAAACGGCAATTCAGGCTGTGGGACCGGCTGATTCTGTCAACCGATTTTAG
- a CDS encoding DUF4335 domain-containing protein, which yields MPPNPVIRRYTPPTCTLEIVDRNSPLSRWVGRSVTSLSQFDLRFDDPRLPEEKRFNIQGDQEQLTALHEAVNTYVQDLLSQSPEQFNLLIEKQANLSSQAVSPSPRAVDSTPPDTLDPSEAPRVDPLPSANVNGEDIGYDTAPTSAAIYLESGRRLSHNLFLGPLANNQTGQVVQLSMLQLFDLSTALDEYAADVVTLPPLKRSRSSRYSAVTPSTAWASIAAILLLGVGLTTVGVQLFNRSNSRPQVAINNRNQQQTALQPSPTPPLSSLETLPALPPANPNISPPNNNLPPLSVPGTAPPIQGTLPVPPPQSTTVTPNALSTPSTPTTQTTPVDPILRSTAPSTIVINPTPGQAGSVTRQTAVPGVSGVTTLPGITPPADVPRSQPQNNPPSPNTLPVPPAATRSGPPVESGEAPTAQQRLNAAIQKRSPSTPTTPSEPKTTAYAPTAQVTEARDFFSQRWEPPSGLKQTLEYSILLDVDGTIQRIEPLGQAARTYVDRSGMPLIGERFVSPSPSGQTPRIRVVLNPNGKVQAFLESMEKENSPNSANPANPTN from the coding sequence ATGCCTCCAAATCCAGTTATACGCCGTTACACTCCACCTACCTGCACGCTGGAAATTGTGGATCGCAATTCACCTTTATCCCGCTGGGTAGGCCGTTCCGTGACTTCCCTGTCACAGTTCGATCTACGCTTCGATGACCCACGGCTGCCAGAAGAAAAACGATTTAACATCCAAGGCGATCAAGAACAACTCACAGCCCTGCATGAAGCTGTCAACACATACGTGCAGGATTTACTTAGCCAATCCCCTGAGCAATTTAATCTTCTCATAGAAAAACAGGCAAACTTATCCTCACAGGCGGTATCGCCTTCTCCACGAGCAGTGGATTCAACTCCGCCGGATACGTTAGATCCATCTGAAGCACCGCGAGTAGACCCTTTGCCTTCTGCCAATGTGAACGGAGAGGACATCGGCTATGACACAGCGCCAACATCTGCAGCAATATACTTAGAATCGGGCAGAAGGCTATCCCATAACCTTTTCCTAGGACCATTAGCAAACAACCAAACTGGCCAAGTCGTTCAGTTGAGCATGTTGCAACTGTTCGATCTATCAACTGCGCTCGATGAATATGCTGCTGATGTGGTGACTCTACCGCCGCTTAAACGTTCTCGTTCTAGCAGGTATTCTGCCGTTACCCCTTCTACTGCTTGGGCTAGTATTGCGGCGATACTTTTGCTAGGTGTAGGTTTAACGACAGTTGGGGTGCAACTGTTCAATCGCTCGAATTCTCGACCACAAGTAGCTATAAACAATAGAAACCAGCAGCAAACTGCCCTTCAACCATCACCCACCCCGCCACTGTCCTCCCTGGAAACTTTGCCTGCTCTACCACCCGCAAATCCTAATATTTCACCACCTAATAATAACCTCCCGCCATTGAGTGTACCTGGTACAGCTCCACCAATTCAGGGAACTCTACCAGTACCCCCACCCCAATCAACCACAGTCACTCCCAACGCTCTTAGCACTCCATCAACACCCACAACTCAAACAACTCCAGTCGACCCGATTCTCCGCTCAACAGCGCCTTCAACGATTGTTATTAACCCAACGCCAGGGCAGGCTGGGTCGGTGACTAGACAAACTGCTGTTCCTGGGGTAAGTGGGGTAACAACTTTACCAGGCATTACGCCTCCTGCTGACGTACCTAGATCCCAGCCTCAAAATAATCCTCCCAGTCCTAATACTTTACCTGTGCCGCCTGCGGCAACTCGTAGTGGTCCTCCAGTCGAGTCAGGTGAAGCGCCTACAGCCCAACAAAGGCTTAATGCCGCTATCCAAAAGCGATCGCCTAGCACGCCAACTACACCGAGTGAACCTAAAACCACAGCGTATGCCCCTACAGCCCAAGTAACTGAGGCTAGAGACTTTTTCAGCCAACGCTGGGAGCCACCTTCAGGCTTAAAACAAACTTTGGAGTACAGCATTCTACTGGATGTTGACGGTACTATTCAAAGAATTGAACCCTTGGGACAGGCAGCAAGAACCTACGTCGATCGCAGCGGTATGCCTTTGATCGGTGAACGCTTTGTTTCCCCAAGCCCCAGCGGTCAAACTCCTAGAATTCGAGTAGTTCTTAACCCCAATGGCAAAGTCCAGGCATTTCTGGAGTCTATGGAGAAAGAAAATTCACCAAATTCGGCAAATCCAGCAAATCCAACAAATTAA
- a CDS encoding DUF3038 domain-containing protein — MLKVMQSSAQSFSPASQWEELTRTSPEPTQLNNIKAQLDLVLLALEALAGIGSEAMLQAAIQLNLESKVPDRVALWRLRQSNPLRKGEGGRKKLDVEEARSLVLIICYLTKQHQELIRRAVALLEQAAENNEEPHKVSLLGDYLDAFSNLYQERMEDDDNISTNLLSQLALKLMIDLLFYSSPNGHRHLWLALLDRSQNLGARD; from the coding sequence ATGCTTAAAGTTATGCAATCTAGCGCTCAGTCCTTCAGTCCAGCTTCTCAATGGGAAGAACTCACTCGCACTAGTCCTGAACCAACTCAGTTAAATAACATCAAAGCCCAACTGGACTTAGTATTGTTGGCGCTAGAAGCTTTAGCAGGGATTGGCTCAGAGGCTATGTTGCAAGCAGCAATTCAGCTAAATTTGGAGTCAAAAGTGCCAGACCGCGTAGCGCTGTGGCGGCTGCGCCAGTCAAATCCGCTACGCAAAGGCGAAGGAGGACGGAAAAAGCTAGATGTGGAAGAAGCGCGATCGCTAGTTTTAATCATCTGTTATCTGACGAAACAACACCAAGAACTGATTCGTCGCGCTGTTGCTCTGCTTGAACAAGCGGCAGAAAACAATGAAGAACCCCATAAAGTTTCTTTACTGGGAGATTATCTTGATGCCTTTAGCAATCTTTACCAAGAACGCATGGAGGATGACGATAACATCTCGACAAACTTGCTAAGCCAGCTAGCTCTAAAACTGATGATAGATTTGCTGTTTTACAGCAGTCCTAATGGTCACCGCCACCTATGGTTAGCACTTCTAGACCGCTCACAAAATCTAGGGGCTAGGGACTAG
- a CDS encoding endonuclease MutS2, which translates to MIQSETLELLEWSRLCQHLSTFAATKLGAIAARNLTIPPTQAQSQELLIQTQEVYQLETRLAAGLSFDGIQDIGESLERAERQGILAGDQLLAIATTLAGTRQLRRVIDNQPDVPVLKELVAELRTYPELEQEIGRCIDERGQVTDRASQTLAGIRTQLRQLRNQITQVLQSILQRQANAVQEQLITRRADRFVILVKAPQKDAIPGIVHDTSTSGATLYVEPNAIVPLGNQLRQLMAKEQAEEEAIRRGLTQQVAAVKQDLERLLAIATILDLATARARYSFWLGANPPRFIDRSTGESITLRHLRHPLLVWQQQHEQGQAVVPIDLLIQPQIRVVTITGPNTGGKTVTLKTLGLAALMAKVGLFVPAREPVELPWFDAVLADIGDEQSLEQSLSTFSGHIRRISRILEAIEVKSQDTADITIQNPAAPAHPPLALVLLDEVGAGTDPAEGTALAIALLQYLADHAQLSIATTHFGELKALKYQDERFENASVEFNEESLSPTYRLLWGIPGRSNALTIARRLGLKAEVVDWAKTQLGGATDDINQVIAGLEAQRRQQETKAAEAQELLQQAERLHQQLSQKANQLQEREQTLRQQQEQSVQQAIAQAKGEIAKVIRRLQQGSTTGQEAQQATNALNQIAERHLPPSPKPKARFQPQVGDHIRIPRLGQTAEVLNGPDQDGELTVRLGMMKMTVGLEDIESLDGQKAEPSVKVKNQARKQETQHRRETEVRTDASSPHAPRPSPPIRTSENTIDLRGSRVADAETVLERAIAQAENPLWIIHGHGTGRLRQGIHSFLQQHPRVSHHQPAESAEGGTGVTVVYIK; encoded by the coding sequence TTGATCCAATCTGAGACTCTAGAACTGTTAGAGTGGTCGCGCCTGTGCCAGCACCTATCCACTTTTGCGGCAACCAAGTTAGGTGCGATCGCAGCTCGTAATCTCACTATTCCCCCAACTCAGGCGCAGAGCCAAGAGTTGTTGATCCAAACGCAGGAAGTATACCAATTAGAAACTCGCCTTGCAGCTGGTTTATCGTTTGATGGCATCCAAGATATTGGAGAGTCCCTAGAACGAGCAGAACGCCAAGGAATTTTAGCTGGCGACCAACTATTAGCGATCGCCACCACTCTGGCTGGAACTAGGCAGCTGCGCCGCGTGATTGATAATCAACCAGATGTCCCGGTACTGAAGGAACTAGTTGCTGAACTACGGACTTATCCAGAGTTAGAGCAGGAAATTGGACGCTGTATTGATGAGCGCGGACAAGTAACTGACCGAGCTAGCCAGACTCTAGCTGGAATTCGCACTCAGTTGCGGCAATTGCGAAACCAAATCACTCAGGTGCTGCAAAGCATTTTGCAGAGACAAGCAAATGCAGTTCAAGAACAACTGATTACTCGACGGGCCGATCGCTTTGTGATTCTTGTTAAAGCGCCTCAGAAAGATGCTATTCCCGGGATTGTCCACGACACATCCACTAGCGGAGCTACGCTCTACGTTGAACCAAATGCGATTGTTCCATTGGGAAACCAGCTGCGGCAGTTGATGGCAAAAGAGCAAGCAGAGGAAGAAGCAATTCGTCGTGGTTTGACACAGCAGGTAGCAGCAGTTAAGCAAGACTTAGAGCGATTGTTAGCGATCGCCACTATTTTAGATCTAGCAACAGCTCGCGCCCGTTATAGCTTCTGGCTAGGAGCAAACCCACCTAGGTTTATTGATCGTTCAACCGGAGAAAGCATCACCCTACGGCACCTGCGTCATCCCCTTCTGGTGTGGCAGCAACAGCACGAACAAGGTCAGGCAGTAGTTCCAATCGATTTGCTGATCCAGCCACAAATTCGGGTAGTCACCATTACCGGACCAAACACTGGTGGCAAAACAGTTACGCTGAAAACCTTGGGCTTGGCAGCTCTGATGGCAAAGGTAGGTTTATTTGTCCCAGCACGTGAACCTGTGGAATTGCCTTGGTTTGACGCTGTGCTAGCAGATATAGGCGATGAACAGTCACTAGAGCAAAGTTTATCTACTTTCTCAGGTCATATCCGCCGGATCAGTCGAATCTTGGAAGCAATAGAAGTCAAGAGTCAAGACACGGCAGATATAACAATCCAAAATCCAGCAGCCCCTGCTCATCCTCCCTTAGCACTTGTACTACTAGACGAGGTAGGAGCGGGTACTGATCCAGCTGAAGGCACTGCCTTAGCGATCGCGCTGCTGCAATACCTGGCAGATCATGCCCAGTTGAGTATTGCTACAACTCACTTCGGTGAACTTAAGGCACTGAAATACCAAGACGAGCGGTTTGAAAATGCTTCGGTGGAATTTAACGAGGAAAGCCTATCACCAACCTATCGCCTGCTGTGGGGCATTCCTGGTCGTTCCAATGCCTTGACCATTGCCCGACGCTTAGGACTAAAAGCAGAGGTTGTAGATTGGGCTAAAACTCAATTGGGTGGAGCAACAGACGACATCAATCAAGTAATTGCCGGGTTAGAAGCGCAGCGACGGCAGCAGGAAACCAAGGCAGCTGAGGCACAAGAGCTGCTGCAGCAGGCAGAGCGTCTGCATCAACAATTATCCCAGAAGGCAAACCAATTGCAGGAACGGGAGCAAACACTGCGGCAGCAACAAGAACAGTCAGTGCAGCAAGCGATCGCCCAAGCTAAAGGGGAAATTGCCAAAGTAATTCGGCGCTTGCAGCAAGGCTCTACGACCGGGCAAGAAGCTCAGCAAGCAACTAATGCACTGAATCAAATTGCCGAGCGGCATCTACCGCCATCACCAAAACCAAAAGCTAGATTTCAACCGCAAGTGGGCGATCACATCCGGATTCCCCGATTAGGTCAAACTGCTGAAGTATTAAACGGTCCCGATCAGGATGGAGAACTAACCGTTCGATTAGGCATGATGAAAATGACGGTGGGACTAGAAGATATTGAATCACTAGATGGTCAAAAAGCCGAACCGTCGGTCAAGGTAAAAAATCAAGCAAGAAAACAGGAGACACAACACAGAAGAGAGACAGAAGTAAGAACAGATGCTTCCTCGCCCCACGCCCCACGCCCCTCACCCCCGATCAGGACTTCTGAAAATACGATTGATCTGCGAGGCAGTCGGGTAGCAGATGCAGAAACTGTTTTAGAGCGAGCGATCGCCCAAGCCGAAAACCCTTTGTGGATTATTCACGGGCACGGTACTGGTAGGCTGCGGCAAGGTATTCATAGCTTCTTGCAGCAGCATCCTAGAGTGAGCCACCATCAGCCCGCTGAATCCGCTGAGGGTGGAACGGGTGTCACAGTCGTTTATATTAAATAG
- a CDS encoding GuaB3 family IMP dehydrogenase-related protein, with protein MDIQIGRGKTARRAYGIDEIALVPGQRTLDPSLADTSWCIGSIKREIPIIASAMDGVVDVRMAVLLSQLGALGVLNLEGIQTRYADPEPILERISSVGTHEFVSLMQELYAEPIKPELIEQRIQEIKQQGGIAAVSATPAGASKYGSVVAKAGADLFFVQATVVSTAHLSPSSITPLDLAQFCREMPMPVVLGNCVTYEVTLNLMKAGAAGVLIGIGPGAACTSRGVLGVGVPQASAIADCAAARDDYYQETGNYVLVIADGGLITGGDICKCIACGADGVMIGSPFARAAEAPGRGYHWGMATPSPVLPRGTRIRVGTTGTCEQILRGPAGLDDGTHNLLGALKTSMGTLGTKDIKEMQQVEVVIAPSLLTEGKVYQKAQQLGMGK; from the coding sequence GTGGATATTCAAATTGGGCGGGGAAAAACAGCTCGCCGAGCCTACGGAATTGATGAAATAGCGTTAGTCCCTGGACAGCGCACATTAGACCCTAGTTTGGCAGATACTAGCTGGTGCATTGGCAGCATCAAGCGAGAAATCCCCATCATTGCTAGTGCAATGGACGGAGTGGTAGATGTCCGCATGGCTGTCCTTTTATCTCAGTTAGGCGCGTTGGGTGTGCTCAATTTAGAGGGTATTCAAACTCGTTATGCCGATCCGGAACCAATTTTGGAGCGCATTAGCTCAGTCGGAACCCATGAGTTTGTCTCGTTGATGCAGGAGCTTTATGCCGAGCCAATTAAGCCAGAATTAATTGAGCAACGCATTCAGGAAATCAAGCAACAAGGGGGAATTGCAGCAGTCAGTGCTACCCCTGCTGGAGCAAGCAAATACGGTTCAGTAGTAGCGAAAGCAGGGGCTGACCTATTTTTTGTGCAAGCGACAGTGGTTTCAACGGCTCACTTATCGCCGAGTTCAATAACTCCGCTCGATTTAGCTCAATTCTGCCGAGAGATGCCGATGCCAGTGGTGTTGGGCAATTGTGTAACTTACGAAGTTACCCTGAATTTGATGAAAGCAGGGGCAGCTGGAGTGCTGATAGGAATTGGTCCCGGGGCGGCTTGTACATCTCGGGGAGTGTTGGGTGTGGGTGTACCACAAGCAAGTGCGATCGCTGACTGTGCTGCTGCGCGTGACGACTACTACCAAGAAACGGGTAACTATGTCTTAGTGATTGCCGATGGCGGTTTAATTACTGGTGGCGACATTTGCAAGTGCATTGCTTGTGGTGCCGATGGTGTGATGATTGGTTCACCCTTTGCCAGAGCTGCAGAAGCGCCAGGACGAGGTTATCACTGGGGAATGGCAACACCGAGCCCCGTCCTCCCGCGTGGTACTCGAATTCGCGTTGGTACTACAGGCACATGCGAACAAATTCTCCGAGGACCAGCGGGGCTGGATGATGGTACTCATAACCTGCTGGGAGCGCTAAAAACTAGCATGGGTACTTTGGGAACCAAAGATATTAAGGAGATGCAGCAAGTTGAAGTTGTGATTGCTCCCTCTCTATTGACAGAAGGTAAAGTGTATCAAAAAGCGCAACAACTTGGCATGGGCAAGTAG
- the trxA gene encoding thioredoxin, with protein MSAAAQVTDSTFKQEVLDSEVPVLVDFWAPWCGPCRMVAPVVDEIAQQYDGQIKVVKLNTDENPNVASQYGIRSIPTLMIFKGGQKVDMVVGAVPKTTLSNTLEKYL; from the coding sequence ATGTCAGCAGCCGCACAAGTTACAGACTCTACATTTAAGCAAGAAGTACTTGATAGTGAAGTTCCAGTTTTAGTTGATTTTTGGGCTCCCTGGTGCGGTCCTTGCCGAATGGTAGCTCCTGTGGTCGATGAAATTGCGCAACAGTACGATGGTCAGATAAAGGTTGTTAAACTTAACACAGACGAAAACCCCAATGTTGCTAGCCAGTATGGTATTCGTAGTATTCCTACGTTGATGATTTTTAAAGGTGGACAGAAGGTTGATATGGTCGTTGGTGCAGTACCAAAGACCACGTTATCTAACACTTTGGAAAAATATCTGTAA
- a CDS encoding LOG family protein has translation MTSFPSFDTLESLQADIAELIDQLPNLKHRRLIQQSLAILVRLAGSEIERLDWKILSASLADMERGLKLFHTYRHVRKVTIFGSARIPPESPEYRMAFDFARYVTELGFMVMTGGGGGIMQAGNEGAGRENSFGLNIQLPFEQEANPFIVGDSKLINFKYFFTRKLFLLRESDAVALFPGGFGTQDEAFECMTLSQTGKFGPVPLVLIDRPGGDYWQAWSDYIHKHLVQKGLISPEDPSLYTVTDNLDVACNAITRFYQVYHSSRYVRDQLVIRLKSELSDTEVEQLNANFSDILVQGQIEKSKALAQEAQDETVDLPRLLLYFNQRDLGRLYQMIATINQMGTPSAETTAHPERK, from the coding sequence ATGACCTCATTTCCTTCATTTGACACATTGGAGTCTCTTCAAGCAGATATCGCTGAGTTAATCGACCAACTGCCAAACTTAAAACATCGGCGATTAATCCAGCAATCGCTGGCTATCTTGGTGCGCCTCGCTGGCAGTGAAATTGAGCGTCTGGATTGGAAGATTCTGTCAGCATCTTTAGCAGATATGGAGCGAGGGCTAAAGCTCTTTCATACCTACCGTCACGTTCGTAAAGTTACCATCTTTGGGTCTGCTCGCATTCCACCCGAGAGTCCAGAGTACCGCATGGCTTTCGATTTTGCTCGCTATGTAACCGAGCTAGGATTTATGGTAATGACTGGTGGGGGTGGCGGGATCATGCAGGCTGGAAATGAAGGGGCTGGGCGAGAAAATTCCTTTGGTTTGAACATTCAATTGCCATTTGAGCAAGAGGCAAACCCGTTTATTGTTGGCGATTCAAAACTGATTAATTTCAAGTATTTCTTTACTCGTAAACTATTTCTGCTGAGAGAAAGTGATGCCGTTGCTCTATTCCCTGGTGGATTCGGCACCCAAGACGAAGCGTTTGAATGCATGACACTAAGCCAGACTGGTAAGTTTGGTCCAGTGCCTCTGGTTTTAATCGATCGCCCTGGTGGCGACTACTGGCAGGCTTGGAGCGATTATATTCACAAGCATTTAGTGCAAAAAGGATTGATTAGTCCAGAAGACCCTAGCCTTTACACCGTGACTGACAATCTCGATGTAGCTTGCAATGCCATCACTCGTTTTTACCAGGTTTATCACTCTAGCCGCTATGTGCGGGACCAACTCGTAATTAGGCTCAAGTCCGAGTTATCGGATACCGAAGTCGAGCAATTAAATGCTAACTTCAGCGACATTCTGGTTCAAGGGCAGATAGAAAAAAGTAAAGCTTTAGCTCAAGAAGCCCAAGATGAAACAGTCGATTTACCCCGCCTCCTCCTCTACTTCAACCAACGAGATTTAGGGCGCTTGTACCAGATGATTGCCACCATTAACCAGATGGGCACTCCCTCAGCAGAGACAACAGCGCATCCAGAACGGAAGTAG
- a CDS encoding bifunctional diguanylate cyclase/phosphodiesterase, translating to MADLSANLISQLQATLGKMEVALGAISEAITWIDGDGKVQWSNTAFDRLINRQGFEVLGAKLLELLPLQSRDQNLSSADRPLSRVLQGQIYTTGIYEYRQADKTLVLEISTDRIQLKGETSAVLVIRNITERQRTEEELAQSEAKFLSLIQNSSDLVVILETDGTIRYASPSHERILGYKPGELIGKNAFEFIHPEDVSRVLNKFQESMEDARKILYVEFRFKHKDDSWSFLESIANNLLGDPSVGAMVINTRDLTERKRVETQLLHNAFHDQLTTLPNRALFMECLRRAVEHTKRHDDYLFAVLFIDLDRFKVINDSLGHPFGDRLLIEIAGRLKACLRPGDTVARLGGDEFTVLLEDMKDVSDAVRVAERIQAKLRLHFELGGRKVFTTASIGIALSLTNYDQPEAALRDADIAMYRAKALGKARHEIFSLGMHTHAVELLQLETDLRLAIERQEFRLHYQPIVSLKTGCITGFEALLRWQHPQRGLVSPADFIPVAEETGLILPIGQWVLHEACRQLRVWQLQFISHPPLTISVNMSGKQFSQPALVKQISQTLQQTNLDAHSLKLEITESILMDNSESAIAMLSKLKAMNVQLYMDDFGTGYSSLSYLHRFPIARLKIDSSFVSTVDIDGEHSTIVQTIIALAHNLGMDVTAEGIEGAGQLIKLRKLGCEYGQGYFFSKPVDSKAAGALLARSFTCYETELVEAF from the coding sequence ATGGCAGATCTTTCAGCTAATCTAATCAGTCAGTTGCAAGCAACACTGGGGAAAATGGAAGTTGCCCTCGGTGCAATCAGCGAAGCAATCACCTGGATCGATGGTGATGGCAAGGTTCAATGGTCTAACACGGCATTTGATCGTTTAATCAATCGGCAAGGTTTTGAGGTTTTGGGAGCTAAGCTGCTGGAATTGCTACCATTACAATCACGGGATCAAAACCTTTCTTCGGCAGATCGCCCTCTCAGCCGAGTCTTGCAAGGGCAGATCTACACCACTGGTATTTATGAATATAGACAAGCTGATAAAACGTTAGTTCTAGAAATATCTACGGATCGCATTCAGTTGAAGGGAGAAACAAGCGCTGTGCTTGTGATTCGTAACATCACCGAGCGCCAGCGCACAGAAGAAGAACTTGCCCAAAGCGAGGCTAAATTTCTTTCATTGATTCAAAATAGCTCAGACTTGGTAGTGATTCTTGAAACTGATGGCACTATCCGGTACGCCAGTCCATCCCATGAAAGAATTTTGGGGTACAAGCCAGGTGAATTGATTGGCAAAAACGCTTTTGAGTTTATTCACCCAGAAGATGTTTCCAGGGTATTAAACAAGTTTCAGGAATCAATGGAAGATGCAAGAAAGATTCTGTACGTAGAGTTCCGGTTTAAACACAAAGACGACTCTTGGTCCTTCCTGGAATCGATTGCCAATAATTTGCTGGGTGACCCCTCAGTAGGAGCAATGGTAATCAACACCCGCGATCTCACGGAGCGTAAGCGGGTAGAGACACAGTTACTGCATAATGCCTTTCACGATCAACTGACGACCCTACCAAACCGAGCTTTGTTTATGGAGTGTCTGAGGCGCGCCGTCGAGCATACCAAAAGGCACGATGACTATCTGTTTGCGGTACTGTTTATTGACTTAGATCGCTTCAAGGTAATCAACGACAGCTTGGGTCACCCTTTTGGCGATCGGTTGCTGATAGAGATCGCTGGTAGGCTAAAAGCATGCCTCCGTCCTGGAGATACGGTGGCACGGTTAGGAGGAGACGAATTTACAGTCTTGCTTGAAGATATGAAAGATGTCAGCGATGCAGTACGGGTGGCGGAGCGGATACAAGCAAAACTGAGGTTGCACTTTGAGTTAGGTGGGCGAAAAGTATTCACCACAGCGAGTATTGGCATTGCTCTGAGTCTGACAAATTATGACCAGCCAGAAGCTGCTCTGCGTGATGCTGACATTGCCATGTACCGAGCCAAGGCACTAGGCAAGGCACGCCATGAAATATTCAGTTTGGGTATGCATACCCATGCCGTAGAGCTTTTACAGCTAGAGACAGACTTGCGGCTTGCCATTGAACGCCAAGAATTTCGGCTTCACTACCAGCCAATTGTGTCGCTGAAAACTGGTTGCATTACTGGCTTTGAAGCGCTACTACGCTGGCAACACCCGCAGCGGGGTCTGGTTTCCCCGGCAGATTTTATCCCAGTGGCAGAAGAAACTGGGCTGATTCTCCCCATTGGTCAGTGGGTACTGCATGAGGCATGCCGTCAGTTGCGCGTATGGCAACTACAGTTTATCTCACATCCACCACTGACAATCAGTGTGAATATGTCCGGCAAACAGTTTTCCCAACCAGCTCTAGTTAAGCAAATTAGCCAGACTTTGCAACAGACTAACTTGGATGCCCATAGTTTGAAGCTAGAGATTACAGAAAGCATCCTGATGGATAATTCTGAGTCGGCGATCGCTATGCTGAGTAAACTAAAAGCGATGAATGTTCAGCTATACATGGACGACTTTGGTACAGGCTATTCATCTTTGAGTTATCTCCACCGCTTTCCAATTGCTCGGCTCAAGATTGACAGCTCATTTGTCAGCACAGTGGATATTGATGGCGAGCATTCAACAATTGTCCAAACGATCATCGCGCTGGCACACAATTTAGGGATGGATGTAACGGCGGAAGGCATAGAAGGAGCAGGGCAACTAATAAAACTGAGAAAATTGGGATGTGAATACGGACAGGGATATTTTTTCTCCAAGCCAGTCGATAGTAAAGCGGCAGGAGCTTTACTTGCCAGGAGCTTTACTTGCTATGAAACCGAACTGGTTGAGGCATTTTGA